The Macaca fascicularis isolate 582-1 chromosome 14, T2T-MFA8v1.1 genome contains the following window.
tagccaggatagtctcgatctcctgacctcgtgatccacccgcctcggcctcccaaagtgctgggattacaggcttgagccaccgcgcccggccgggtctatttttttctatcctgAATTCATATAAATTGTTCTTTTCTGAAACTTTTCCAGTTCTGacatatctctttttattttattttatttatttttgagacagagtcttgctctgtcgcctaggctggagtgcagtggcacgatctcggctcactgcagcctccgcctctcgggttcaagcgattctcctgctttagcctcccgagtagctgggattacaggtatccgccaccatgcccagataatttttgtatttttagtagagacagggtttcaccatgttggtcaggctggtctcaaacttctggcctcccaaagtgctgggattacccaggtgtgagccactgcacccagcctatttatttattgtttgtttgtttttgagatggagttttgcttttgttgcccaggctggagtgcaatggcatgatctcagctcaccgccacctccacctcctgggttcaagcaattctcctgcctcagcctcctgagtagctgggattacaggcacctgccaccacgttgggctaattttgtatttttagtagagatggggtttcttcatgttggtcagactgatctcaaacttccagcctcaggtgatccacctgccttggcctcccaaagtgttgggaattacaggtgtgagccaccgcacccagcccatatctctcttttttattttttattttatttttatttttcttttcttttttttttttttgagacagagtctcgctctgtcgcccagcccaggctggagtgcagtggggcgatctcggctcactgcaagctccgcctcccgggttcacgccattctcctgcctcagcctcccgagtagctgggactacaggcgcccacaaccgtgcccggctaattttttgtatttttagtagagacggggtttcaccgtggtctcgatctcctgaccttgtgatccgcccgcctcggcctcccaaagtgctgggattacaggcgtgagccaccgcgcccggccttttttattttattttattttatttattttttgagatggagtttggctcttgttgcccaggctggagtgcaatggcacgatctcagctcactgtaaccttgaaggggtggcctgcccctccacacctgtggatgtttctcgttaggtggaacgagagacttgagagaAGGAattggacacagagacaaagtatagagaaagaaaaatgtgggcccaggggaccggcactcagcttacagaggacccacgccggcaccggtctctgagttcccttagtatttattgataattatctttaccatcttaagggagtggcaggacaataggatcattttaGGGAGGAAATTAGTAGGAAGACATATGGATAAAGATCTCTGtaacatgaataagttcaaaggaaaatgctgtgccttgatatgcatatgcaaacatctccataaacctctTAGCAGCATTGCACCAGCAAGTCCCGCCAGCAAGTCCCACCTTATGCcgtaaggcggttttctcctatctcagtaaacagagcaTACAATCGGGTCTCACACCGAGATGTTCCCTtacccagggacgggcaggatttttaaccagcaagctgccttcaggcacttgtttaacaaagacacatcctgcacagcccaaaatccattaaaccttgagtcaccacagcacatgtctcttgcaaggacaaggttgggggtagggtcacagattaacagcatctcaaatacagaaacaaatggagtctcttatgtctacttctttctatatagacacagtaacaggctgatctctctttcttttccccacaaaccTCTGcccccaagttcaagcaattctcctgcctcagcctccagcgtagctgggattacaggcatgcaccaccatgcccggctaattttgtatttttagtagagatggggtttctctatgttggtcaggctgatctcaaactcctgacctcagacgatccgcccacctcggcctcccaagtgctaagattataggtgtgagccactgtgcctggccctacatctctttttaaatgttgaaatcaaaattacaggccgggcgcggtggctcacgcctgtaatcccagcactttgggaggccaaggctggtggattacctgaggtcgggagtttgagatcagcctgaccaaggtggagaaaccccgtctctactgaaaatacgaaattagcagggcgtggtggtgcatgcctgtaatcccaactacttgggaggctgaggcagaagaatcccttgaacccgggaggtggaggttgtggtgagtcgagatcgcgccattgcacttcagcctgggcaacaagagcgaaactctgtctaaaaaaatacacaatctCTCCAGGTCTTACCAAAGCAACAGAGAGCAGACCGATTAGCTCTCTGTCCTCAGGTGTCCCGCTCCTGTCAGAGTAGCAGAATATAACACAACGCTTTACAGCTGGTCTCTTcccagagttttttaaaaaagaccctTAATTAATCTCTTCCTTCCTTGAATTGCTGTCATAAGGCAGACATTTCCCAATCGCAGATAACTTCATCTGCTCATGCAAGCAATACTCCCCGAACGCTTAGCTTGTGGCTCAGGCCCTGTTCTGGGACTGTAACGTCAATAGTGAATAAGACAGAGAGGATCCCGTCTGTCAAGGCccttactttttgttgttgttgtttgtttttcgtcttgttttgttttgctgtgttttttcagatggagttttgctctcgttgcctaggctggagtgcagtggcgccatcttggctcaccacaacctctgcctcccaggttcaagtcattctcctgcctcagcctcccgagtagctgggattgcaggcatgtgccaccacatctggctaattttgtatttttagtagagacgggatttctccagtgttgatcaggctggtctcgaactcccaacctcaggtgatccacctgactctgccttccaaagtgctgggattacaggcgtaaaccaccacgcccggccaaggccCTTACTTTTTAGAAGAGGGAGAGCAAGAATAGACATTAAATCCACGAGCACAGTCATTTTAGACAGCGAAAGGTatcaagatgaaaataaaataatgatgtcaGAGAGAGTGACAGGGTGCGTAGTCAGGAAAATGATCTGTGAGCTGCGTTGTGAATGATTTCTCTTCAAAGGGAACTGTGGGTACCAATCCAGATGGTTGGAAACAGCTTCACAGGgttaagaaacagaaagcagtGCCTATGGCAGCAAGtgagggaggccaaggaggggagGAGGTCAGAGAGGTGGACAGGCGCCTTTCACCAGGGAGTGTTTAGATTGCATTCTAAGCAAAATAGGAAGTtggtttgccttttcttttctttcttttttttgtggggtGGGTTGGAGCTGTGTGGTTTGATAAAGGAGGAACAagatatgtttttgtttatttgaggcaaagtctcactctgtcgccagggctggagtgtagtggcgtgatctcggctcactgcaacctccgccgcctgggttcaagcgattctcctgcctcagcctcccgagtagctgggactaaaggtgcccgtcactacgcccagctaattttttttttttttttaatttttagtagagatggagtttcaccatgttggtcaggctggtctcaaactcctgacctcatgattcatcCGCCTCagactccaaaagtgctgggattacagacatgagcgaTCGCGCCCGGCCCCGCAAGatatgttttatgtgtgtgtttctggttttttttttttttttttttttgagacggagtctcgctctgtagcccaggctggagtgcagtggccggatctcagctcactgcaagctccacctcccgggttcacgccattctccggcctcagcctcccaagtagctgggactacaggcgcccgccacctcgcccggctagttttttgtatttcttagtagagacggggtttcaccgtgttatccaggatggtctcgatctcctgacctcgtgatccacccgtctcggcctcccaaagtgctgggattacaggcttgagccaccgtgcccggccggttttttgttttttttttagagacagggtctcacttgggtgccaagactggagtacagtggcataatcacggccCACTgccacctcaaattcctgggcttaagcaaccctcatgccttagtctcctgagtggctaggactacaaaTATACAAGTGTGcataccacacctagctaattaaaaaaaaaaaaaaatttgtttatagagagactctctctctatcttggccaggccagtctcaaagtcctggtctcaagcaatcccttggccttccaaagtgctgggattacaggtgtgagccatggcgcccagcctatgtttttgttttgttttgttttgtttttgagacagagtttcactctgccacccaggctggagtgcagtgacacaatctcagctcactgcaacctctgccgatTCTCCAGActcggcctcccgaatagctgggactacaggcacacgccaccaagcccggctaatttttttgtatttttagtagagacagggtttcatcatgttggccaggctggtctaactcctgacctcaggtgatccactgcctcagcctcccaaagtgctgggattacaggtgtgagccaccgtgcctagcctatgttttatgtttttaaaaaatctcattctaggccgggcgcggcggctcacgcctgtaaacccagcactttaggaggccgaggcagatggatcctgaggtcaggagatcaagaccatcctggttaacacggtgaaaccccatctctactaaaaatacaaaaaattagccgggcatggtggcaggcgcctgtagtcccagctacttgggaggctgaggcaggagaatggcatgaacccaggaggtggagcttgcagtgagctgagatcacgccactgtactccagcctgggcaacagagtgaaattccgtctcaaatcatcatcatcatcatcatcatcatcatcatctcattCTAGTTGCTGTGTGAAAAACAGATGGGGAGATGGGGAGCAAATGTGGAAATTCAAGACCAAGTAAGTTAGGAAGCTCCCACAGTTGCTTGGACATCCTAAGAGGTAGgatagaaaggaaagagaggcagCAAAGGCAGCATCTACTATTCCCAACAGACCTCAGCTTTTATCAAGGCCAGGCAATCCTATCCAATTCTGCAAGTGTTGCCACATGTACACCAAGGCAGGGGAGGGAAGGACAAAGATGTTATGTGTTATTTCAGTGTATTTCCAAGCCTCTAATGAACACCTTCTATGTTCGGATGGCACCTAAGTCTCCCAGGCAACAAAGATAAGGAAGACACAGTCCTGTTCTAAGTTGCCTTCCAACTagagggagaaatagaaaattgcTGCAATATAGGTTACAGAACAAGATAGACAGGATCACTCCTCTTAAGGCCCTTTAAACAaatcaatatttgttttatataatttttatatgtctagtagaaatggggtttcaccatgttagccaggctggtctcaaactcctgacctcaggtgatccacctgcctctgcctcccagagtgctgggattacaggcatgagccacgcagGAAGCCTGGcccagtatttgtctttctgtacctggcttatttcactttgtatAATGCCCTCCCGGCTTATCTACATTGtcactgtggggaaaagaaagagagatcagcctgttactgtgtctctacagaaagaagtagacaaaagagactccattttgttctgtatttgagatgctgttaatctgtgaccctacccccaaccttgtccttgcaagagacatgtgctgtggtgactcaaggtttaaaggattttgggctgtgcagggtgtgctttgttaaacaagtgcctgaaggcagcttgctggttaaaagtcatcaccattctcttaatctcaagtacccagggacaagCACACTGCGgaaggtcacagggacctctgcctaggaaagctaggtattgtccaaggtttctccccatgtgataggctgaaatatggcctcgtgggaagggaaagacttgatcgtcccccagcctgacacccgtgaagggactgtgctgaggaggaccagtacaagaggaaagaaggcctcttggcagttgagatagagaaaagcatctgtctcctgcccgtccctgggcaatggaacatcttggtttaaaacccgattgtatgttctgtttactgagaaaggagaaaaccgccttagggctgaaggtgggacgtgctagtggcaatgctgctctttatgcactaaaaaggtttatggagatgtttgcatctgcatatcaaggcacagcacttttccttaaacttattcatgtcacagagatctttattcatatgtcttactgctgactttctccctataatgatcctattatcctgccacttctaagatggtaaagataatgatcagtaaatactgagggaactcagagaccggtgccggcgtgggtcctctgtatgctgagcgtccccggggcccactttttctttctctatactttgtgtctcatttcttttctcaagtctctcgttccacctaacgagaaacgcccacaggtgtagAGGAGCAGACCACCCCTTCTGTCCTACCCCTAAGCTTGGTTGGCTAAAGGCCTTTCCTACCCTCCAGGTCTCTCCTTGCACTCCACCCCTACCTCCGCAAGTATGCCATGCCCTGGCAGACCTGCCTGCCCCCGCCCCAGCACACTGTGCTCCTTCACTCCAGTCAGACTCTGCGCATGCTGTCCCTTGATCTGGGACACCCTTCAAATTGCAGCTCAAAGCTCGCCTCCCCCTGGAGTCTCCCTAGCTGTGTGGGGCCAAGCACTCTGAACAGCCGTTATTACAGCCTTAATCACACTCCACTGTCATGGGCTGCAAGGTTCTGCCCAGCAGAGACACCGTCTTTGCAACTTGTTCACATAGGACGCCTTGCTGAAGTGATACTGTGAAttgagcaaatgaaaaaaaaaaagaatgaatgactaTTCCATTCCAATTCCAGCTCCTTTCTGTTTCCCTGACATGTCCGTAGCCTGCCCAACCCCACACAATCTGAGAGCTATTGGAACTGTTGGAGCTGCAGCTTCTCTGGGGCAGTAGCTGGGATCTGTCTGTCCTGGAGCTTCCTTCTCAGGAGGGTAGCCCACAAGCAGTGCCCGTGCCCTGAGAGTCCTTGCTGTTGAATATCCGGAAGAGGAGGATCCCTATTGCTCATGGACAGACAGCTGCACCGCAGCGACCATCAGCAATTAATTTTCTAAATCTGAATGGAAAATTTTTACCCTTCTCCCACGAAAATAACACCCTGGCCTCTTATCTGattaaaaactttatttccagAAGCAGAACTGTTTTTAACAGAGTTCAAGGAAGAAGTCTGTCCAAAAAGCCCACACTCCAGCTTTCTAAGCGCCCGCCTCTAGACTAACTCCCTTTCTAAGGCTCTATAACTTTCAAGCAAGGAAACTAAGTAGCCTGGATTCCTACCCTTGAAGCCCCATCTTTAGAGCTCTCTTCTGGGGCTTGGACGACTGCCACTCCACGCTCAGACTTGGTGTCCCAACTTCTCTCCCTTCTACACCTTCATGACAGTTCTGTTTCCACAGGAAAGAGACAGCCCGGATCTGCCTTCTGAAGAGGCCGTTTCCATGGGAAACAGGAGAGGAGGGGGCTCTGGCAAGCAGCAAAGGTGCCTTCATAGGCAGCAAAGCCGCTCCACCTCCTCCTCACAGTCGTAGAATTTTTCAAACAGCTCAGGAGAAGTGCTGTTGCACTCAAACCACCTCCTCAAGGTGCCCAGGGCCCGGAGGGCATCAGCTTTCGTGGGCGGGGGCTCAAAGGCaccctctctgtccctctcctcGTCTTCGATGCCTGTCTCCTCTTTACAcactccaggccctggctcctcACCCTCCAGGTCCACAAAGCGGGAAAACTCCTCTAGGCTCAGCCCGCCGGGAACTGGTGGCATCTCAGAGGCTTTGTGCGAGGACGGGGGCGTTTTGCCGGGAGCCAGCCCTTCCTGAACGAAGCTGCTGAAAATGAGCTGAGGCGGCACCTTGGCCCAGGCGGCAGACGCCACGTGCAAGGCGTCCAGCACGGTGATGCCCGCCGCGGCCTCAGCCAGCGAGGTGCCATCCCTGTCGCTTTGGATGGCAGCCAGTTTGCTCAACAGCCGGTGTCGGTAATGGGCCTTAAAGGCCCGGACCACTGAGCTGGGCAGGGGAGGCGTGGTGCTAGAGGCGGCCAGAGGCAAGAGCTTCACGTGGTAGAGCCCAGGCAGGCCTGCCAGTCCCTCCACCACTCGGGCAGCCAGCAGCAAAGCCACCTGTCGGCCCTGCTGTCCCATGTCCCGGTCAAACTGTGCCAACCACTCTAACCAGGGGACGACCAGGTCAGGGTGGTAGGAGGCAGGCAGAGCCTCACTGCGGACCCCAAAGAAGCATCTCGGGGCAGCCTGGAGCCCCCCCAGCAATACTCGCCGCTTCTCAGTGCCCCTGCTGTTGGCACACAGCAGCACCTGTACTTGATCACATGCACCCAAATTGCCAGGCACTGCCCGATACAGTAAGGGCAATTCAGCACAGCCAAACACGTCCTCTGGAGAGAAGTCTTTTAGGGAAAGAGGCAGCTGAGCCTGGGATGTGAGGCCTGGGGGAGGTGGCTCAGGGGGGAATGAAGGAGCAAGAACATGGCGGGCCCCAAAGCCGACGTTGTTTCGGCGTTTCCAGCGGACCAGCCAGCCGATGCTGGGCACGAAGTCCTGGCCCATGATATCGGCCAGCTCCTTGGCTTTGTGGAGCAGCATGGGCCCCGTCACGTCCCAGGCCTTGGCCCGGGCAATGTGGTACCAGCAGAGCAGAGCCTCGTCGATCCCGCTGTACTTGGACTCCCGCTTGCGCTTGCGCTCTCGGTTGGCTGTGCCGCTGCACCAGTCCGCCAGCAGCTTCTCCTTATTCTTGCAGATGCGCGAGATCTGGGGCTGGGAAACCTGGAAGCGCCGGGCCACCTCCGACTGGGACATCTTGGACTCATCCAGAAGTTCCAGTACCTGGATCTTCTCGGCCAGGGACAGGGCGTGAAGCTTCTTCTTGCTGCTCAGCTCCATGGCCTCTCCGGGGCACCTGTGCGGGGAGGAAAGAATGAGCGGGTAGAGTAAGCTGAGGCCGGGAGGGCTAGGAGAGGAGCGCAGGAGGGAAAAGAGATTAGATGAGGACGTGCGCAGGCACCAGGGGAGACTGGACCCGCCGGAAGAGGCAGGAAAGTGGCTAGGCCGAGTGGAAGCCAGCTGGCCTCGTCCCCAGGATGCcagggcagagctggggaggGGCGTCTCTCCGCTCAGAAGGACAGGGGAGTCTGGGCTGGGGTCTGGCCTCACTGGGGGAGAAGGATGAAGAGTGGAGGGGACAGCTGCAGAGATAACAAAGGCGCACGGACGGGGGAGGGCCTCGGGCTGGGGCCTCGGGGGCAGGTGTGGGCTACGGGGCAGCAGGGGAGGAGCCCCCGGGAGGGAGTGGGAGGCGGCCTGGGCTGTATTCAGATGACGCCGCTGGGGGCGGGGAGGTGGGTGGATGCACACAGAGTTGAGGTGACAGGTGTACAGACGACAAAGGGGACAGAGGGGGTCTGAAGGAGCGAGGCTAATTTGGTGCCGGGTCCTGAAAGGGAGGCTGGGCGAGGGTCCGCCCTGAGGGGAGCGAGAGGGCAGGGCCGAGAGCGCAGGTGCACGAGCGACAAAGGGCGGGAGGCCTGAGGAGGCTGCAGGCAGCGGAGGGGCGGGGTGTCCCCGCTGGGAGGGTGGTCGCCTGGGAGGGTCCCAGGGCGCCGGGACTATCGCCTGAACCCAGGCAGGCCGGCAGCCGGGCTCCGCGCCCTGGCCGGTCACTCCCCCTCGACCCGGAGTCTGTCGGCGGGGTGGCCCCAGGCGCCCGCCCGCCCGGCCTCCCGCTCCGCACCCACCTCAGGCGCTGGTCCCGAggctccagcccctgcccctagCCCGGCTCCCGAGCCCCTGTCCGGGCGGCGACAGCAGAACAGGGGAGGGATGGGCGCCACGACCCCAAGGGCACAGCGGGCCGAGGGGCTGCGCGGGCGGCGGGCGGGCGCGCGCACAGCAGGGCCCCCTGCGCGCCGCCCGCGCCGGGCTCTCTCCCGGCTCCGAAGTCCGCGGTGCGGCCCTTCTGCACCCACCCGCTGCAGCCCCGCCCCGGCCCAAGCAGACTGGCCCTCAGTGGCGCCCCGTCCCTCCCCCGGCCAAGTTTCAATGGACGCCGCGGAAGTGGCGGTTCGTCGAGCCCCCTGGGGGCGGAGCTTCTAGCGAGGAGGGGCGGGAGGCGGAGCCAGGAACCTGCAGGACATCCCCGGGTGCCTCCAGTAGCCGCGGACCTCGAAGGCCCGACGAGCCTTGTAGGCGGCATGAGGACCACCGAGCTGACTTGGCGTCCCAAAGGCTCCCTGG
Protein-coding sequences here:
- the TIGD3 gene encoding tigger transposable element-derived protein 3 isoform X3, encoding MELSSKKKLHALSLAEKIQVLELLDESKMSQSEVARRFQVSQPQISRICKNKEKLLADWCSGTANRERKRKRESKYSGIDEALLCWYHIARAKAWDVTGPMLLHKAKELADIMGQDFVPSIGWLVRWKRRNNVGFGARHVLAPSFPPEPPPPGLTSQAQLPLSLKDFSPEDVFGCAELPLLYRAVPGNLGACDQVQVLLCANSRGTEKRRVLLGGLQAAPRCFFGVRSEALPASYHPDLVVPWLEWLAQFDRDMGQQGRQVALLLAARVVEGLAGLPGLYHVKLLPLAASSTTPPLPSSVVRAFKAHYRHRLLSKLAAIQSDRDGTSLAEAAAGITVLDALHVASAAWAKVPPQLIFSSFVQEGLAPGKTPPSSHKASEMPPVPGGLSLEEFSRFVDLEGEEPGPGVCKEETGIEDEERDREGAFEPPPTKADALRALGTLRRWFECNSTSPELFEKFYDCEEEVERLCCL
- the TIGD3 gene encoding tigger transposable element-derived protein 3 isoform X1, whose protein sequence is MTSPWDTQKFLQEQGLCGFSCLQCSQARASARGSELPAVQPCSLSQGTLMCTKKYLNQAVKGPLKTGPGIQCFRGRQTSQRCPWCPGEAMELSSKKKLHALSLAEKIQVLELLDESKMSQSEVARRFQVSQPQISRICKNKEKLLADWCSGTANRERKRKRESKYSGIDEALLCWYHIARAKAWDVTGPMLLHKAKELADIMGQDFVPSIGWLVRWKRRNNVGFGARHVLAPSFPPEPPPPGLTSQAQLPLSLKDFSPEDVFGCAELPLLYRAVPGNLGACDQVQVLLCANSRGTEKRRVLLGGLQAAPRCFFGVRSEALPASYHPDLVVPWLEWLAQFDRDMGQQGRQVALLLAARVVEGLAGLPGLYHVKLLPLAASSTTPPLPSSVVRAFKAHYRHRLLSKLAAIQSDRDGTSLAEAAAGITVLDALHVASAAWAKVPPQLIFSSFVQEGLAPGKTPPSSHKASEMPPVPGGLSLEEFSRFVDLEGEEPGPGVCKEETGIEDEERDREGAFEPPPTKADALRALGTLRRWFECNSTSPELFEKFYDCEEEVERLCCL
- the TIGD3 gene encoding tigger transposable element-derived protein 3 isoform X2, with translation MTSPWDTQKFLQEQGLCGFSCLQCSQARASARGSELPAVQPCSLSQGTLMCTKCPGEAMELSSKKKLHALSLAEKIQVLELLDESKMSQSEVARRFQVSQPQISRICKNKEKLLADWCSGTANRERKRKRESKYSGIDEALLCWYHIARAKAWDVTGPMLLHKAKELADIMGQDFVPSIGWLVRWKRRNNVGFGARHVLAPSFPPEPPPPGLTSQAQLPLSLKDFSPEDVFGCAELPLLYRAVPGNLGACDQVQVLLCANSRGTEKRRVLLGGLQAAPRCFFGVRSEALPASYHPDLVVPWLEWLAQFDRDMGQQGRQVALLLAARVVEGLAGLPGLYHVKLLPLAASSTTPPLPSSVVRAFKAHYRHRLLSKLAAIQSDRDGTSLAEAAAGITVLDALHVASAAWAKVPPQLIFSSFVQEGLAPGKTPPSSHKASEMPPVPGGLSLEEFSRFVDLEGEEPGPGVCKEETGIEDEERDREGAFEPPPTKADALRALGTLRRWFECNSTSPELFEKFYDCEEEVERLCCL